From the genome of Thermomicrobiales bacterium:
AGGACGTAGATCATGCCATCCGGCACCGTGATGTCGCAGTAGGCGGTATGGAAGCAGGTGGTGTGGACGCCCTGCAGGTATTCCTCAGCGAGCGGCTCACCGTTGATTGTCACCTCGCCGTTCTCGATCACGATGTGGTCGCCCGGCAGGCCGATCACTCGCTTGATGTACGGCTCGTTGCTCTGGACCGGCGGATCGAACACGATCACGTCGCCGCGATGCGGTGTCTGGAAGCGATAGGCACCGTTGAGAATGACGCGGTTGCCGTTGTGGAATGTCGGCGACATGCTCTCGCCCTCGATCGCGTAGGTCGGCGCGACCGTGCGAATGCCGAAGAAGAGCGCAGCGCAGATCAGGGCAAACCGGATTGTTGGGAGAAACGATCGCCAACGGCTCACAGGCTTCACCGGCTGTAATGGTTGCGTTCCCTGCTGCTCGAACGAATCAGCCTGGGTTACGTTGTCTGCTGGGATCACACGGATCCCCCTTCGTCAGTGCGGTAATGCGAGGTCGCAATGCGGACGACCGACTGGTGACACGATCCATTCGGCGTGTAACTTACAAGGTGTACCAGACTGCGCAACGGATGCAACCCGCAGCAAACGCTATTCATCCAGCGGCAGGTGATGGTCGTAGTTCTCCACCGCGCGCTTCCAGTAGCCAGTGAAGCGCGCTCGCGCCTCGGGAATGCCGCGCTCATTCAGCAGATAGCGCCGCGTCTGCCGCATCGACACCGCCTCGCCAGCCGCCCAGCAGAAGATGTTGCCCTCCGG
Proteins encoded in this window:
- the lepB gene encoding signal peptidase I, whose amino-acid sequence is MSRWRSFLPTIRFALICAALFFGIRTVAPTYAIEGESMSPTFHNGNRVILNGAYRFQTPHRGDVIVFDPPVQSNEPYIKRVIGLPGDHIVIENGEVTINGEPLAEEYLQGVHTTCFHTAYCDITVPDGMIYVLGDNRPNSSDSRLFGPVDEDAIIGKVMVSIWPPDAISIGS